The proteins below are encoded in one region of Thermosulfurimonas marina:
- a CDS encoding indolepyruvate oxidoreductase subunit beta has protein sequence MAEGYRILAVGVGGQGILLFSRVLGEAALREGLPVAMSEVHGMAQRGGVVETNIVLGAVKSPYISEGEADILVALEPVEALRALGRCRREATAVVSTNPVFPQIVKDGLATYPELPHLLERLKKALPRVYLLSGEKLAREAGSSRALNVVMLGALAATELLPLSRQTLLEALKAVVKPAYLDLNLRAFELGFEAVAGR, from the coding sequence ATGGCGGAAGGGTACCGGATTCTTGCCGTGGGTGTAGGTGGTCAGGGAATTCTTCTTTTCAGTCGAGTCCTGGGCGAGGCCGCTCTCCGGGAGGGTCTACCCGTGGCCATGAGCGAGGTCCATGGGATGGCCCAGCGGGGTGGGGTGGTGGAAACCAACATCGTTCTGGGGGCGGTAAAGAGTCCCTACATTTCCGAAGGGGAGGCCGACATCCTGGTGGCCCTCGAGCCGGTGGAGGCCTTACGGGCCTTGGGGCGTTGCCGGCGGGAGGCCACGGCGGTGGTGAGCACTAATCCGGTCTTCCCCCAAATCGTCAAGGATGGTTTGGCCACCTATCCGGAACTTCCGCACCTCCTTGAACGACTTAAAAAGGCCCTTCCCCGGGTCTATCTCCTTTCCGGGGAAAAGCTGGCTCGCGAGGCCGGATCTTCCCGGGCCTTGAATGTGGTCATGCTCGGAGCCCTTGCAGCCACGGAGCTTCTTCCCCTCTCCCGGCAGACCCTGCTTGAGGCCTTGAAGGCGGTGGTGAAACCGGCCTACCTTGACCTCAATTTGCGGGCCTTTGAACTGGGTTTTGAGGCGGTGGCCGGCCGTTAA
- a CDS encoding pentapeptide repeat-containing protein, whose translation MRLSYQEVLAKIRNMEDLSGGDLSGFKLENFNLSLLKLRGVNFSGAHLYGVNFAGADLEGANFEGAYVAVTNFLGANLRGAIFRKADLGNASLKGAQLSGADLREADLAAGDLSLANFQGADLRKARIEAVDGQLANFEGANLEEANLRGSSFQLANFNRAILRKANLIQTDLTGAQLREADLTQADLIEAYLRGADFRGSNLEGARFRDAFFEKTLGLP comes from the coding sequence GTGAGACTTTCCTATCAGGAAGTTCTGGCCAAAATCCGAAATATGGAAGACCTTTCTGGAGGCGATCTTTCGGGCTTTAAGTTAGAAAACTTCAATTTGAGCCTTTTAAAACTTCGGGGGGTAAATTTTTCGGGGGCCCATCTCTACGGGGTCAATTTTGCGGGAGCCGATCTGGAAGGGGCTAATTTTGAAGGGGCCTATGTGGCGGTCACCAATTTTCTGGGGGCCAATCTTCGGGGAGCCATCTTTCGTAAGGCCGACCTGGGAAACGCCTCTCTCAAGGGGGCTCAGCTATCCGGAGCCGATCTTCGGGAAGCGGATCTCGCGGCCGGGGACCTCAGTCTGGCCAACTTCCAGGGGGCGGATCTGCGGAAAGCCCGGATTGAGGCCGTAGACGGACAGCTAGCCAATTTTGAAGGGGCTAACCTAGAAGAAGCTAACCTCCGGGGAAGTAGCTTCCAACTGGCCAATTTCAACCGGGCCATTTTGCGTAAGGCCAACCTTATCCAGACCGACCTTACCGGAGCCCAGTTAAGAGAGGCCGACCTTACACAGGCCGACCTCATCGAAGCCTATCTCAGAGGGGCGGATTTTAGAGGAAGCAACCTCGAAGGCGCCCGCTTTAGAGACGCCTTTTTCGAAAAAACCCTAGGCCTGCCTTAA
- the rfaE2 gene encoding D-glycero-beta-D-manno-heptose 1-phosphate adenylyltransferase: protein MKIALLPLRVVPGKISQNLQGLKDLLSRTSVDLSVAPELSLTGYAPPEEGPGLEALSQVESLVRERETGLLLGHPVFEGEGLTNGAWLLTPREKRLVAEKEALFPGLDAECGFSPGRRREIFELGEGLWGGVLLCYEIRFPEFARRLVSRGANVIFVLAQWPAARRAHLRALARARALENQVFVLVAGASGEAQGIPLSGVALAFSPEGELLGEVLDEEAPLEVELRPEALSQARRLFNTSVSPPPLLPERKILPLPELLNEVARRRALGHRLVFTNGCFDLLHAGHVSYLYEARAQGDFLVVGLNSDASVRRLKGPERPVNPENHRALVLASLSCVDYVVLFEEDTPEALIRALRPEVLVKGEDWPEEKIVGAAWVKSYGGKVVRIPFRYRVSTTFLIERLRRPEKYFKEGHR, encoded by the coding sequence ATGAAAATAGCCCTTCTTCCCCTGCGAGTAGTCCCCGGAAAGATCTCTCAGAATCTCCAAGGCCTCAAAGATCTCCTTTCCCGGACTTCGGTCGACCTTTCCGTGGCCCCGGAGCTGAGTCTCACCGGATACGCCCCCCCGGAGGAAGGACCAGGTCTTGAAGCCCTTTCCCAGGTGGAATCCCTGGTCCGAGAAAGAGAAACCGGCCTCCTTCTGGGACATCCGGTCTTTGAAGGAGAGGGGCTTACCAATGGGGCCTGGCTTTTAACGCCCCGGGAAAAAAGATTAGTGGCCGAAAAGGAAGCCCTCTTTCCCGGGCTTGATGCGGAGTGTGGTTTTAGCCCCGGAAGGCGGCGGGAGATCTTTGAGCTGGGGGAAGGTCTTTGGGGCGGGGTGCTGCTGTGTTACGAGATCCGCTTTCCGGAGTTTGCTCGAAGGCTTGTGTCTCGGGGAGCCAACGTGATCTTTGTCCTGGCCCAGTGGCCTGCGGCCCGGAGGGCCCACCTTCGGGCCCTGGCCCGGGCCCGAGCCCTCGAAAACCAGGTCTTCGTATTGGTGGCAGGGGCCTCCGGGGAGGCCCAAGGGATTCCTCTTTCCGGGGTGGCTCTGGCCTTCTCCCCCGAGGGAGAACTTCTGGGAGAAGTCCTGGATGAGGAAGCCCCTCTAGAAGTGGAACTTCGGCCGGAGGCCCTCTCTCAAGCCCGAAGACTTTTCAATACCTCGGTCTCTCCACCCCCCCTTCTTCCGGAAAGAAAGATCCTGCCGCTTCCGGAACTCCTCAACGAGGTGGCCCGTCGCCGGGCCCTGGGGCATCGTCTGGTTTTTACCAACGGCTGTTTTGATCTCCTGCATGCGGGACATGTGAGCTACCTTTACGAGGCCCGGGCTCAAGGAGACTTCCTGGTAGTGGGACTCAACTCCGACGCTTCGGTCCGGCGCCTCAAAGGGCCCGAGCGTCCGGTAAACCCCGAAAATCACCGGGCCCTGGTCCTGGCCTCGCTTTCCTGCGTGGACTATGTGGTCCTTTTCGAGGAGGATACCCCGGAGGCCCTCATTCGGGCCTTGAGACCCGAGGTCCTGGTCAAAGGGGAGGACTGGCCGGAAGAAAAGATTGTAGGGGCCGCCTGGGTAAAAAGCTACGGGGGAAAAGTGGTCCGCATTCCCTTCCGCTATCGGGTCTCTACCACCTTCCTTATCGAACGCCTGCGCCGGCCCGAAAAATATTTTAAGGAGGGACACCGGTGA